A window of Ipomoea triloba cultivar NCNSP0323 chromosome 2, ASM357664v1 contains these coding sequences:
- the LOC116010175 gene encoding uncharacterized protein LOC116010175, with the protein MGIVQFPQECMKVSPNADQSKYCRFHRQVGHDTDECNVLKRQIEELIHRGYFRQFVKRSGQQKPGQKSSQQQPPRNLPKNVWKKDDSSEPSSSSGGDTQAERKKWSRQLYVGEVVSLPKGKKQRREAITFSDDDLPEGPLPHRDALVIKMEINDSIVHRILVDTGSSVNVMYYDAFTKLGLPRNQLKEVRTPLSGFTGDSIETEGSVVLPVEIGVSPNTSRINMEFIVVKLTCAHNIILGRPALEDLKAIISMEHLCMKFPTLYGIGVARGDQRAAQNVLREEEGWPRAEPASDTEDVVVDPARADRVVKIGTGLAPELRTQIVEVIRQFKEVFAWGPEDMPGINRNIITHKLAVDSTKKPIQQRKRYMSAERRDFVRNEVVALTQAGHVKEIYYPEWLSNIVLAPKGSTWRMCVDYTDLNRACPMDRFPLPNIDQLVDETAGCELMSFMDAFHGYHQIFMHEEDAEKTAFTTLEGIFCYLVMPFGLKNAGATYTRMVAKLFGKVLGRNMEAYVDDMIVKSRRGASHVKDLNEVFSIMRNFNLRLNPKKCTFTVNGGKFLGLMITRNGIEPNPEKVKTILDMEPPRSIKEVQRVNGRLAALGRFLSKSAERSLPFFQILKKNKGFEWTPECQSAFDDLKKYLLSPPLLAKPEAGETLLLYLGISQGAISSVLVKEEGGTQRPIYYVSKALHDAELRYTAVEKTVFAAVTASKRLAHYFQAHPIHVLSHQPLGSFLRNTNSDRMARWAMHLSQFDIEFKPRPAAIKGQALADFIVECTAREVTEQVENEDGGWWTLSTDGSSNSKGCGGGVVLITPEGFRAYYAIRFHFKLSNNEAEYEALLNGLRLAAGLRAEKIRIRCDSKLVVGQVTREYEANEGNMQRYKDAVLRTLREFEGYEIHQVPREQNADADMLSKLSTGIPGHIRKIARVEDLETSSIDISWVCPVQSREPCWIDHITKYKKDGTLPADEQDAKLTRLLAPNYVILEDKLYKRSYNGTLLKCVYPDEAELMMREVHEGVCSAHQGAYTIARRIMLQGFFWPKMLKDCAEYAKRCPKYLVGALPTGSGNRKYIIVAIDYFIKWVEAEPLASITAARCKKFVEKNILCRFGIPIQVITDNGRQFEGKEFSDFLTEWGIKHNHANRTILDGLKRKLEAVGGAWVEELDSILWTYCTTPRRATGETLFALSYGFEARAPAEVMTPNRRMEEYEVEQNEIQQGTDLNFIDEKREAAFCRMENYNRQLKSYHDAKAKPRYFQVGDYVLRRRDASQPLEGGKFAKKWEGPYIIDEVIRPGTYKLMTVGGRLIDRIWNSEHLTKFYQ; encoded by the exons ATGGGGATCGTGCAATTTCCGCAAGAGTGCATGAAAGTCTCCCCAAATGCGGATCAATCCAAGTATTGCAGATTCCATAGGCAGGTGGGCCATGATACCGATGAATGCAACGTGTTAAAACGCCAGATTGAGGAGCTCATCCATAGGGGATACTTCAGACAGTTTGTCAAACGGTCAGGCCAGCAAAAGCCGGGCCAAAAGTCAAGCCAGCAACAACCTCCGcgtaatttaccaaaaaatgtTTGGAAGAAGGATGACAGCTCCGAACCGTCATCCTCGAGTG GCGGAGACACACAAGCAgagaggaagaagtggagtcgcCAGTTATATGTAGGTGAGGTGGTCAGCCTTCCAAAGGGAAAAAAGCAGAGGAGGGAAGCCATTACCTTCTCTGACGATGACCTCCCAGAAGGTCCACTACCTCACCGAGATGCGTTGGTGATCAAGATGGAGATCAACGACAGCATTGTGCATCGCATACTCGTAGACACCGGAAGCTCAGTCAACGTGATGTACTACGACGCTTTCACCAAACTGGGACTCCCCAGAAATCAACTCAAAGAGGTACGGACTCCACTTTCTGGTTTTACTGGGGATTCAATAGAGACGGAGGGATCCGTGGTACTACCAGTAGAGATAGGTGTGAGCCCCAACACCTCCAGAATAAACATGGAGTTCATCGTTGTGAAACTCACATGTGCCCATAACATCATACTGGGGAGGCCAGCTCTGGAAGATCTGAAGGCGATAATTTCGATGGAGCACCTGTGCATGAAATTTCCCACGCTATACGGGATAGGAGTTGCGAGAGGAGATCAAAGAGCAGCTC AAAACGTGCTGAGAGAAGAGGAGGGCTGGCCCCGAGCCGAGCCTGCATCTGATACGGAAGACGTGGTGGTCGATCCTGCACGAGCAGATAGGGTTGTAAAGATTGGTACTGGGTTGGCACCCGAACTAAGAACCCAGATAGTCGAAGTCATCCGACAGTTTAAAGAAGTTTTTGCGTGGGGTCCAGAAGACATGCCAGGTATCAATCGAAACATCATAACCCATAAGTTAGCCGTGGACTCTACCAAGAAACCAATACAACAGAGAAAGCGATACATGTCGGCTGAACGAAGGGACTTTGTGAGAAACGAGGTGGTCGCGTTGACACAAGCAGGACATGTCAAGGAGATCTATTATCCCGAGTGGTTGAGCAACATAGTCCTGGCCCCAAAAGGCTCCACGTGGAGAATGTGCGTGGATTATACAGATCTCAATAGAGCCTGCCCTATGGATCGATTCCCCTTACCAAACATAGATCAGCTGGTAGATGAGACAGCAGGTTGCGAATTgatgagcttcatggatgccttcCATGGGTACCATCAGATATTCATGCATGAGGAAGATGCTGAGAAGACCGCGTTCACCACCCTAGAAGGCATTTTTTGCTACTTGGTCATGCCGTTCGGCCTAAAAAACGCAGGCGCAACTTACACCCGGATGGTGGCCAAGTTGTTTGGGAAAGTACTGGGACGAAACATGGAGGCATACGTAGACGACATGATTGTCAAAAGCCGTAGAGGTGCCTCTCATGTCAAAGACCTTAACGAGGTATTTTCTATTATGAGAAATTTCAATTTACGCCTGAACCCTAAGAAATGCACGTTCACAGTCAATGGGGGTAAGTTTCTGGGACTTATGATTACTAGAAATGGGATAGAACCAAACCCAGAAAAGGTAAAAACCATTCTTGACATGGAACCCCCGCGGTCCATCAAAGAAGTCCAAAGAGTCAATGGTCGCTTAGCGGCTTTGGGTCGATTTCTATCTAAATCGGCCGAACGATCCCTCCCCTTCTTCCAGATACTAAAGAAGAATAAGGGGTTTGAATGGACCCCAGAGTGTCAGTCGGCATTCGAtgatttgaaaaaatatttgctATCCCCGCCACTGCTTGCAAAACCAGAGGCGGGTGAAACCTTACTCTTATACCTGGGTATATCACAGGGTGCGATCAGCTCCGTGTTGGTCAAAGAGGAAGGAGGGACTCAGCGTCCCATTTACTATGTGAGCAAGGCCCTACACGATGCAGAACTACGGTACACTGCCGTGGAGAAAACAGTGTTTGCTGCGGTCACCGCCTCTAAAAGGTTGGCCCATTACTTCCAAGCTCATCCCATCCATGTACTCTCACATCAACCATTAGGGAGTTTCTTACGAAACACTAACTCTGATAGGATGGCGAGATGGGCCATGCACCTTAGCCAGTTCGAcattgaattcaaaccaaggccCGCCGCCATCAAAGGTCAAGCCCTTGCAGACTTCATAGTGGAATGCACAGCCCGCGAGGTGACGGAGCAggtggaaaatgaagatggtGGATGGTGGACCTTGTCTACGGATGGCTCATCCAACAGTAAAGGTTGTGGGGGTGGAGTAGTGCTCATCACCCCAGAAGGATTCCGCGCTTACTATGCAATCAGGTTCCACTTCAAGTTATCTAACAATGAGGCAGAGTATGAGGCCCTCCTCAACGGACTGCGGTTAGCAGCAGGACTACGAGCAGAAAAAATTCGCATCCGATGTGATTCCAAGTTAGTGGTCGGTCAAGTGACTAGGGAATATGAAGCCAATGAAGGGAATATGCAAAGATACAAGGATGCAGTGCTGCGAACCTTGCGAGAATTCGAGGGGTATGAAATTCACCAAGTACCTCGAGAACAGAATGCtgacgctgacatgctctccaagctgAGCACTGGGATCCCCGGCCACATTCGCAAGATTGCTCGGGTTGAGGATTTGGAGACATCCAGCATCGACATCTCATGGGTCTGCCCCGTGCAATCCAGAGAGCCATGTTGGATTGACCACATCACAAAGTACAAGAAGGATGGCACTTTACCAGCGGACGAGCAAGATGCAAAGCTAACAAGGTTGCTGGCACCCAACTACGTGATATTGGAAGACAAGTTATATAAACGATCCTATAATGGCACACTCTTGAAGTGTGTATACCCTGACGAAGCAGAGTTGATGATGAGAGAAGTCCACGAAGGAGTGTGCTCCGCGCATCAAGGAGCATACACCATAGCTCGACGCATCATGCTGCAAGGTTTCTTCTGGCCAAAGATGTTGAAGGATTGCGCAGAATACGCCAAGCGATGCCCTAAGT ATTTGGTGGGAGCCCTGCCCACGGGCTCGGGAAACCGGAAGTACATTATCGTGGCCATTGACTACTTCATCAAATGGGTGGAAGCTGAACCTCTGGCTAGCATCACAGCAGCCAGGTgtaaaaagtttgtagagaagAACATACTATGCCGCTTCGGCATCCCCATCCAAGTAATCACTGACAATGGACGTCAATTCGAAGGCAAAGAGTTCTCAGACTTTTTGACGGAATGGGGCATCAAGCACAACCATGCCaatagaaccatccttgatggtTTGAAGAGGAAATTGGAAGCAGTTGGCGGGGCGTGGGTTGAGGAACTGGACAGCATCCTTTGGACCTATTGCACAACCCCAAGGAGGGCTACTGGTGAAACTCTTTTCGCATTGAGTTACGGGTTCGAAGCTCGAGCTCCAGCAGAGGTGATGACACCGAATAGAAGGATGGAAGAATACGAGGTAGAGCAAAATGAGATCCAACAGGGAACCGATCTCAATTTCATAGATGAAAAGCGAGAAGCTGCGTTTTGTAGGATGGAAAACTACAACAGGCAGTTGAAGTCCTATCATGACGCCAAAGCTAAACCCAGGTACTTTCAAGTAGgtgattatgttttgagaaggAGAGATGCCAGTCAACCCTTGGAAGGAGGCAAGTTCGCGAAAAAATGGGAGGGTCCGTACATCATAGACGAGGTGATTCGTCCAGGAACTTACAAGTTGATGACAGTAGGTGGCAGGTTGATTGATAGGATATGGAATTCAGAAcacttaacaaaattttatcagTAG
- the LOC116010565 gene encoding calcium-binding protein KRP1-like, with amino-acid sequence MESKSESNFQDFLPLMAEKLGGDGLIGELCNGFQLLMDREKGVITFDSLKNNSALLGLQDLTDDDLWSMLRQGDFDGDGALNQMEFCVLMFRLSPELMEHSQFLLEEALQDLL; translated from the coding sequence ATGGAATCTAAATCCGAGTCAAATTTCCAAGATTTCTTGCCCCTCATGGCTGAAAAGCTAGGCGGGGATGGGCTGATAGGCGAGCTGTGCAATGGGTTTCAGCTGCTGATGGATAGGGAGAAAGGGGTCATCACTTTCGACAGTCTCAAGAACAACTCTGCTCTGCTGGGCTTGCAAGATCTCACCGACGACGATCTGTGGAGCATGCTCCGGCAAGGGGATTTCGACGGCGATGGGGCTCTCAACCAGATGGAGTTCTGTGTGCTCATGTTTCGATTGAGCCCTGAGTTAATGGAGCACTCTCAGTTTTTGTTAGAAGAGGCTCTTCAAGACCTGCTCTAA